In Bactrocera oleae isolate idBacOlea1 chromosome 5, idBacOlea1, whole genome shotgun sequence, a genomic segment contains:
- the boi gene encoding interference hedgehog isoform X1 has product MAHHATFSAAATTVLSAFWQLSFLLTLLICSQLKLSAASQSSSLGVHIVRSPESAVAPKGDEVVFECELNLAPDRLEWRFRHTSARATDAMNYNYLHGGENGPNISNENLTSRLRVFVTSETLGDYQCVAWVGSAAIASTPARLTLVSISIDNSNGYSRNAIRWSVAPKNCILIRCGTVSSNPPAVWSFFRNGEKVPQTEVLPSANGALILNSVSSKDSGNYTCSAMNAITGVELRLPQRIDLRVDYIDRTPPYFLNLPVSQVTARPGETAVLECPGVGSPPPEAVWSSPNVINIYNNRTKVLPYGLQIADVLPEDQGSYVCRLDNGIAPALVQIIKFVVLEAPQILRGPAKTRTNEGDQLELECSAAGNPFPQIYWLINGEDTALDNETFHEDRRLVIRHVQKRHAGIVQCFAKNEVGEVSDGSYLEVNPKQIQGEDSAPLGSVPIRMPYEHNGNKNKGKRKHMKIPNMIPPSRPNVTRLSDDSVMLRWYVPKNEGLPIQFFKVQYRMLGDSSRKIPRENWQTTNEDIPYGNGDRVFEGGKNFTSSVSGLKPDRFYRFRIIAVYSNNDNKEGNTSAKFFLQSSEALGPTKATLPAPELLRVEPLSETAVMIHWTLPANPTNVPDGFYAYYRLASSAGEYLKATVDGQHSRKFKIDMLEAGTAYEFKLQSFNALAASEFSAILQGKTKKLATTPAPVPPVTPAKAKEHDKPKYPIVAGIAGCGILLIVAIVAAFLCMKRRNPAPPDDEDKPQLDHIQADFVTPSVLGVATHHKSGHRLNGVIPRMNITPNPLAQEADKNRNNVMELRFLPNSNSSHAASTNNSASASNLNTSSSQSLQQQQTAVTNADSAEPYTLPPRSSSSCETLEASEGIFNAIDATSPLSKPLPPLPQQKPHTHHNQQPQQHHQQSHTTLPKMTSNKAQAASAPNAVITNANHATAHYNHNTNAMHLHTKSNSSHSSTSSFQSLHNSQAHLGSHQGLHHAQPYHPPPPGTPTLMHKRGDYMTHHHHHANALAAGQHPPPVPPHQNNNHSGHHNAHHLYQQHQQQHAQAHAPQTPSMEQQRRTLERSARNLHYAATAVPANATQPHDAAMNIDGLPTRIPSLRRTRRSSGNTNNNNGGVGIPIVPGSPRVQRSPMPARAMMKRGRLGSHNDNMSSGSLNSIEV; this is encoded by the exons ATGGCGCATCACGCTACATTCTCAGCTGCTGCAACAACAGTACTATCTGCGTTTTGGCAGCTGTCCTTCTTGTTGACTTTACTTATATGCAGTCAACTCAAGCTAAGCGCGGCGTCACAATCCTCGTCACTGGGTGTACACATTGTGCGTTCACCTGAATCAGCAGTGGCGCCCAAAGGTGATGAGGTTGTCTTTGAGTGCGAATTGAATTTGGCTCCCGACCGTTTGGAATGGCGTTTCCGGCACACGAGCGCACGCGCCACAGACGCTATGAACTACAATTATCTACATGGCGGCGAG AATGGCCCCaatatttcaaatgaaaatcTGACATCACGTTTGCGTGTATTTGTTACGTCCGAAACTTTGGGCGATTACCAATGTGTCGCGTGGGTCGGTTCGGCCGCAATTGCTTCCACGCCCGCTCGGCTGACACTCGTCTCAATAAGCATCGATAACTCGAACGGTTATAGTCGCAATGCAATACGCTGGAGCGTAGCGCCGAAGAATTGCATATTAATACGTTGCGGCACAGTGAGCTCGAATCCGCCAGCGGTGTGGAGCTTCTTCCGCAACGGCGAGAAAGTGCCACAGACCGAGGTGTTGCCCTCAGCAAATGGTGCGCTCATACTTAACTCAGTGTCATCAAAAGATTCCGGTAACTACACTTGCTCGGCAATGAACGCCATTACCGGCGTGGAGTTGCGACTGCCACAACGCATAGACTTGCGCGTCGATTATATTGATCGCACGCCGCCTTACTTTCTTAACTTGCCAGTGTCACAAGTGACGGCGCGTCCGGGCGAAACCGCCGTACTCGAATGCCCAGGTGTTGGCTCGCCACCGCCGGAAGCCGTTTGGAGCAGTCCGAATGTAATCAATATCTACAACAATCGTACAAAAGTGTTACCGTACGGTCTGCAGATCGCTGATGTGTTGCCCGAGGATCAAGGCTCCTACGTGTGTCGCTTAGATAACGGTATTGCGCCTGCTTTGgtgcaaattataaaatttgttgtcTTGGAAGCGCCACAAATATTGCGTGGTCCAGCAAAGACACGTACTAATGAAGGCGATCAACTGGAATTGGAGTGCTCGGCCGCCGGCAATCCTTTCCCCCAAATCTATTGGTTAATTAATGGTGAAGACACTGCTTTGGATAATGAGACCTTTCATGAAGATCGTCGTTTGGTTATACGGCATGTGCAGAAGCGTCATGCGGGCATCGTGCAGTGTTTCGCAAAGAACGAAGTGGGCGAG GTCAGCGACGGCAGCTACTTGGAAGTGAACCCGAAGCAAATACAGGGCGAAGACTCAGCGCCGCTAGGCTCCGTGCCAATACGCATGCCTTACGAGCATAACGGCAACAAGAATAAGGGCAAACGGAAACACATGAAAATAC CGAACATGATACCCCCCTCACGTCCCAACGTGACCCGTTTATCCGACGATTCGGTAATGTTGCGCTGGTATGTGCCAAAGAACGAGGGTCTGCCCATACAGTTTTTCAAGGTGCAGTATCGCATGCTCGGTGACTCGAGCCGCAAAATACCGCGTGAAAATTGGCAGACCACAAACGAAGACATACCATACGGCAACGGCGACCGTGTTTTTGAAGGCGGGAAGAATTTCACCTCATCGGTTTCTGGCTTGAAACCGGACCGCTTCTATCGCTTCCGCATTATCGCCGTCTACTCGAACAACGACAACAAAGAGGGCAACACTTCAGCGAAGTTCTTTTTGCAAAGTAGCGAAGCTTTGGGCCCCACTAAAGCCACACTGCCCGCACCAGAGCTATTGCGCGTGGAACCGCTTTCTGAGACGGCAGTTATGATACATTGGACGCTGCCGGCGAATCCTACAAACGTGCCGGATGGTTTTTACGCCTACTACCGGCTCGCCTCTTCAGCGGGCGAGTACCTCAAAGCGACTGTAGACGGTCAACattcaagaaaatttaaaatcgacATGTTGGAAGCGGGTACCGCCTACGAGTTCAAGCTACAGTCCTTCAATGCGCTGGCGGCGTCTGAGTTCAGCGCCATATTGCAGGGCAAGACGAAGA AACTGGCCACCACACCAGCGCCTGTGCCGCCAGTGACGCCCGCAAAAGCCAAGGAGCACGACAAGCCCAAGTATCCGATAGTGGCGGGTATCGCCGGCTGCGGTATTCTGCTCATCGTGGCCATAGTCGCTGCCTTTCTGTGCATGAAGCGACGCAATCCGGCGCCACCAGATG ATGAAGACAAACCACAGCTGGATCACATACAAGCCGATTTCGTGACACCCTCAGTGCTGGGCGTGGCGACACATCACAAGTCCGGACATCGTCTCAACGGCGTCATACCGCGCATGAATATTACGCCCAATCCGCTGGCGCAGGAAGCCGACAAG AATCGCAACAACGTGATGGAGCTGCGCTTCCTgcccaacagcaacagcagccatGCGGCAAGCACCAACAATTCAGCCAGTGCCAGCAATCTAAACACCAGCAGCAGCCAGAGTTTACAGCAGCAACAAACTGCCGTCACCAATGCAGACTCAGCCGAGCCATATACACTGCCACCGCGTTCCTCTTCTTCCTGTGAAACGCTCGAAGCCAGTGAGGGCATCTTCAATGCAATCGACGCCACTTCGCCTCTGTCAAAGCCGTTACCGCCGCTGCCGCAGCAGAAGCCACATACACACCACAACCAACAGCCTCAGCAGCACCACCAGCAGTCGCATACAACCCTACCGAAAATGACCAGTAATAAAGCACAAGCAGCCAGCGCGCCAAACGCAGTAATAACAAATGCAAATCATGCCACTGCTCACTACAACCACAACACCAATGCCATGCATTTGCACACGAAATCGAACTCGTCTCATTCATCCACCTCATCCTTTCAATCTTTACATAATTCACAGGCACACCTAGGCTCCCATCAGGGCCTACACCATGCGCAGCCATACCACCCACCGCCGCCCGGCACGCCCACACTAATGCACAAACGCGGCGACTACATGacgcatcatcatcatcatgcCAACGCATTGGCTGCCGGCCAACATCCGCCGCCGGTGCCACCACACCAGAACAACAACCATAGCGGCCATCACAACGCGCACCATTTGTACCAGCAACACCAGCAGCAGCATGCGCAGGCGCACGCGCCGCAAACGCCCTCCATGGAGCAACAGCGCCGCACGCTGGAGCGCAGCGCGCGCAATCTGCACTACGCGGCGACCGCAGTGCCGGCGAATGCGACGCAGCCACACGACGCGGCCATGAACATCGATGGCCTGCCCACGCGCATACCGTCGCTGCGCCGCACACGACGCTCCTCCGGTaacaccaacaataacaacggcgGCGTAGGCATACCCATCGTGCCGGGCAGTCCGCGCGTGCAGCGCTCGCCGATGCCGGCGCGCGCCATGATGAAGCGCGGTCGGCTGGGCAGTCACAACGACAACATGTCCTCGGGCAGTTTGAACAGTATTGAGGTGTAG
- the boi gene encoding interference hedgehog isoform X2, which produces MAHHATFSAAATTVLSAFWQLSFLLTLLICSQLKLSAASQSSSLGVHIVRSPESAVAPKGDEVVFECELNLAPDRLEWRFRHTSARATDAMNYNYLHGGENGPNISNENLTSRLRVFVTSETLGDYQCVAWVGSAAIASTPARLTLVSISIDNSNGYSRNAIRWSVAPKNCILIRCGTVSSNPPAVWSFFRNGEKVPQTEVLPSANGALILNSVSSKDSGNYTCSAMNAITGVELRLPQRIDLRVDYIDRTPPYFLNLPVSQVTARPGETAVLECPGVGSPPPEAVWSSPNVINIYNNRTKVLPYGLQIADVLPEDQGSYVCRLDNGIAPALVQIIKFVVLEAPQILRGPAKTRTNEGDQLELECSAAGNPFPQIYWLINGEDTALDNETFHEDRRLVIRHVQKRHAGIVQCFAKNEVGEVSDGSYLEVNPKQIQGEDSAPLGSVPIRMPYEHNGNKNKGKRKHMKIPNMIPPSRPNVTRLSDDSVMLRWYVPKNEGLPIQFFKVQYRMLGDSSRKIPRENWQTTNEDIPYGNGDRVFEGGKNFTSSVSGLKPDRFYRFRIIAVYSNNDNKEGNTSAKFFLQSSEALGPTKATLPAPELLRVEPLSETAVMIHWTLPANPTNVPDGFYAYYRLASSAGEYLKATVDGQHSRKFKIDMLEAGTAYEFKLQSFNALAASEFSAILQGKTKKLATTPAPVPPVTPAKAKEHDKPKYPIVAGIAGCGILLIVAIVAAFLCMKRRNPAPPDDEDKPQLDHIQADFVTPSVLGVATHHKSGHRLNGVIPRMNITPNPLAQEADKAHLGSHQGLHHAQPYHPPPPGTPTLMHKRGDYMTHHHHHANALAAGQHPPPVPPHQNNNHSGHHNAHHLYQQHQQQHAQAHAPQTPSMEQQRRTLERSARNLHYAATAVPANATQPHDAAMNIDGLPTRIPSLRRTRRSSGNTNNNNGGVGIPIVPGSPRVQRSPMPARAMMKRGRLGSHNDNMSSGSLNSIEV; this is translated from the exons ATGGCGCATCACGCTACATTCTCAGCTGCTGCAACAACAGTACTATCTGCGTTTTGGCAGCTGTCCTTCTTGTTGACTTTACTTATATGCAGTCAACTCAAGCTAAGCGCGGCGTCACAATCCTCGTCACTGGGTGTACACATTGTGCGTTCACCTGAATCAGCAGTGGCGCCCAAAGGTGATGAGGTTGTCTTTGAGTGCGAATTGAATTTGGCTCCCGACCGTTTGGAATGGCGTTTCCGGCACACGAGCGCACGCGCCACAGACGCTATGAACTACAATTATCTACATGGCGGCGAG AATGGCCCCaatatttcaaatgaaaatcTGACATCACGTTTGCGTGTATTTGTTACGTCCGAAACTTTGGGCGATTACCAATGTGTCGCGTGGGTCGGTTCGGCCGCAATTGCTTCCACGCCCGCTCGGCTGACACTCGTCTCAATAAGCATCGATAACTCGAACGGTTATAGTCGCAATGCAATACGCTGGAGCGTAGCGCCGAAGAATTGCATATTAATACGTTGCGGCACAGTGAGCTCGAATCCGCCAGCGGTGTGGAGCTTCTTCCGCAACGGCGAGAAAGTGCCACAGACCGAGGTGTTGCCCTCAGCAAATGGTGCGCTCATACTTAACTCAGTGTCATCAAAAGATTCCGGTAACTACACTTGCTCGGCAATGAACGCCATTACCGGCGTGGAGTTGCGACTGCCACAACGCATAGACTTGCGCGTCGATTATATTGATCGCACGCCGCCTTACTTTCTTAACTTGCCAGTGTCACAAGTGACGGCGCGTCCGGGCGAAACCGCCGTACTCGAATGCCCAGGTGTTGGCTCGCCACCGCCGGAAGCCGTTTGGAGCAGTCCGAATGTAATCAATATCTACAACAATCGTACAAAAGTGTTACCGTACGGTCTGCAGATCGCTGATGTGTTGCCCGAGGATCAAGGCTCCTACGTGTGTCGCTTAGATAACGGTATTGCGCCTGCTTTGgtgcaaattataaaatttgttgtcTTGGAAGCGCCACAAATATTGCGTGGTCCAGCAAAGACACGTACTAATGAAGGCGATCAACTGGAATTGGAGTGCTCGGCCGCCGGCAATCCTTTCCCCCAAATCTATTGGTTAATTAATGGTGAAGACACTGCTTTGGATAATGAGACCTTTCATGAAGATCGTCGTTTGGTTATACGGCATGTGCAGAAGCGTCATGCGGGCATCGTGCAGTGTTTCGCAAAGAACGAAGTGGGCGAG GTCAGCGACGGCAGCTACTTGGAAGTGAACCCGAAGCAAATACAGGGCGAAGACTCAGCGCCGCTAGGCTCCGTGCCAATACGCATGCCTTACGAGCATAACGGCAACAAGAATAAGGGCAAACGGAAACACATGAAAATAC CGAACATGATACCCCCCTCACGTCCCAACGTGACCCGTTTATCCGACGATTCGGTAATGTTGCGCTGGTATGTGCCAAAGAACGAGGGTCTGCCCATACAGTTTTTCAAGGTGCAGTATCGCATGCTCGGTGACTCGAGCCGCAAAATACCGCGTGAAAATTGGCAGACCACAAACGAAGACATACCATACGGCAACGGCGACCGTGTTTTTGAAGGCGGGAAGAATTTCACCTCATCGGTTTCTGGCTTGAAACCGGACCGCTTCTATCGCTTCCGCATTATCGCCGTCTACTCGAACAACGACAACAAAGAGGGCAACACTTCAGCGAAGTTCTTTTTGCAAAGTAGCGAAGCTTTGGGCCCCACTAAAGCCACACTGCCCGCACCAGAGCTATTGCGCGTGGAACCGCTTTCTGAGACGGCAGTTATGATACATTGGACGCTGCCGGCGAATCCTACAAACGTGCCGGATGGTTTTTACGCCTACTACCGGCTCGCCTCTTCAGCGGGCGAGTACCTCAAAGCGACTGTAGACGGTCAACattcaagaaaatttaaaatcgacATGTTGGAAGCGGGTACCGCCTACGAGTTCAAGCTACAGTCCTTCAATGCGCTGGCGGCGTCTGAGTTCAGCGCCATATTGCAGGGCAAGACGAAGA AACTGGCCACCACACCAGCGCCTGTGCCGCCAGTGACGCCCGCAAAAGCCAAGGAGCACGACAAGCCCAAGTATCCGATAGTGGCGGGTATCGCCGGCTGCGGTATTCTGCTCATCGTGGCCATAGTCGCTGCCTTTCTGTGCATGAAGCGACGCAATCCGGCGCCACCAGATG ATGAAGACAAACCACAGCTGGATCACATACAAGCCGATTTCGTGACACCCTCAGTGCTGGGCGTGGCGACACATCACAAGTCCGGACATCGTCTCAACGGCGTCATACCGCGCATGAATATTACGCCCAATCCGCTGGCGCAGGAAGCCGACAAG GCACACCTAGGCTCCCATCAGGGCCTACACCATGCGCAGCCATACCACCCACCGCCGCCCGGCACGCCCACACTAATGCACAAACGCGGCGACTACATGacgcatcatcatcatcatgcCAACGCATTGGCTGCCGGCCAACATCCGCCGCCGGTGCCACCACACCAGAACAACAACCATAGCGGCCATCACAACGCGCACCATTTGTACCAGCAACACCAGCAGCAGCATGCGCAGGCGCACGCGCCGCAAACGCCCTCCATGGAGCAACAGCGCCGCACGCTGGAGCGCAGCGCGCGCAATCTGCACTACGCGGCGACCGCAGTGCCGGCGAATGCGACGCAGCCACACGACGCGGCCATGAACATCGATGGCCTGCCCACGCGCATACCGTCGCTGCGCCGCACACGACGCTCCTCCGGTaacaccaacaataacaacggcgGCGTAGGCATACCCATCGTGCCGGGCAGTCCGCGCGTGCAGCGCTCGCCGATGCCGGCGCGCGCCATGATGAAGCGCGGTCGGCTGGGCAGTCACAACGACAACATGTCCTCGGGCAGTTTGAACAGTATTGAGGTGTAG
- the LOC106622580 gene encoding selenoprotein H, giving the protein MAPRGKKSKKQREIDWAADANFDKNRSMIYIEHTLECPIFTTKAEEFAAYVAKEAPNRIIQLVRNHNGKVPPREGAFEIGFSQNARTSVHQLWSGIEKGPPRRDKFPPEYESLMQEIHKILKKFYPDAVEKNPLEGMEEDGAAPAYE; this is encoded by the coding sequence ATGGCACCAAGAGGCAAGAAGTCGAAGAAGCAGCGCGAAATCGATTGGGCGGCCGACGCTAACTTCGACAAGAACCGTTCAATGATCTACATCGAGCACACGTTAGAGTGCCCGATATTCACGACAAAAGCCGAGGAATTCGCCGCTTATGTAGCCAAAGAAGCGCCAAATCGCATCATACAGTTGGTACGGAATCATAACGGCAAAGTGCCGCCAAGAGAGGGTGCCTTCGAGATTGGATTTTCGCAGAACGCGCGCACCTCCGTGCATCAGCTGTGGTCTGGCATTGAAAAAGGCCCACCAAGGCGTGACAAATTCCCACCGGAGTACGAGTCGCTCATGCAAGAAATACataagattttgaaaaaattctacCCTGACGCGGTGGAAAAGAATCCCTTGGAAGGCATGGAGGAAGATGGCGCGGCGCCAGCGTACGAGTAA
- the z gene encoding regulatory protein zeste — protein MSTGVAVGGGGDGTVTVVTTTANGAEEHNAANTSTGSAGASGTGGKAGQITLTPRFTQEEKEILYSLFHEHEEVIDIKFRKKQRSKYSVRDAWEKIVHEFNTHPGVSAMRNLKQIQKFWLNARLRKQYPFRPNGQKDANGSQASIDSADRAEVVNHEIKDEPDFQVANIDPDEHGSQNEAFEEIEMDTSDGVGQIEQEPIDPLQQQQQQLQQQHQHQQQVLQQHVQQQQQQQQHQQQQQTIQTQQISVDQISAEKLTLNDLLQFKTTRPREDIILQIKHPVDSNTTHITIPSPTRITIPSQHQPQQHTITAMPATAYNQQIISEIKPQQITLAQYQAQQLQQQQLAQHQLAVAAQQQQQQHQQQQQQHQMKMQLQTPANAQFATATPTFTCATLHALPVATAPAPAAVVPTVTVSNAAVAATTPGNTTITVESFEEKVQYFRLKEAELRYKETQVALEKKKIELSRAQEDLKHLREVHRLQVEELKMKIRILQEEEKLLRKSPSSVQV, from the exons ATGTCCACTGGCGTGGCGGTGGGTGGTGGCGGTGATGGCACCGTAACTGTGGTTACAACCACAGCCAACGGCGCAGAGGAACACAATGCCGCCAATACGTCCACAGGCAGTGCGGGTGCCAGCGGCACAGGAGGCAAGGCGGGCCAAATAACTTTAACGCCACGTTTCACGCAGGAGGAGAAGGAGATACTCTATAGCCTGTTCCATGAGCACGAAGAGGTCATCGAtattaaattcagaaaaaagCAACGTTCCAAATACTCGGTGCGCGATGCCTGGGAAAAAATCGTGCACGAATTCAATACACATCCGGGTGTTAGCGCTATGCGAAACctgaaacaaatacaaaaattctgGCTAAATGCAAG acTACGCAAACAGTACCCCTTCCGTCCGAACGGTCAGAAGGACGCAAACGGCTCACAAGCAAGCATCGATTCGGCAGATCGCGCCGAAGTGGTAAATCATGAGATAAAGGATGAGCCCGATTTCCAGGTCGCCAATATAGATCCCGATGAGCATGGCAGTCAGAATGAGGCTTTCGAAGAGATCGAGATGGATACTAGTGACGGTGTGGGACAGATAGAGCAGGAGCCTATTGATccgctgcagcagcagcagcaacaactgcaacagcaGCACCAGCATCAGCAACAGGTGCTGCAGCAgcatgtacaacaacaacaacaacagcagcagcaccaacaacaacaacaaaccataCAGACACAACAGATATCGGTGGATCAAATCAGCGCCGAAAAGCTAACACTAAACGATTTGCTGCAATTCAAGACAACGCGCCCACGCGAAGACATCATTCTGCAGATAAAACATCCCGTTGATTCGAACA CCACACATATCACCATACCATCGCCAACGCGCATCACCATACCCAGCCAGCACCAGCCGCAGCAACACACAATCACCGCCATGCCCGCAACGGCCTACAATCAGCAGATCATCAGCGAGATCAAGCCGCAGCAAATAACACTTGCGCAATACCAGGCgcagcagctgcagcagcagcagctggcCCAGCACCAGCTCGCTGTTGCggcacagcagcagcagcaacaacatcaacagcaacaacagcagcatcaAATGAAAATGCAACTGCAAACGCCAGCGAACGCACAGTTCGCGACTGCAACGCCGACATTCACTTGCGCCACACTGCACGCGCTGCCCGTGGCCACGGCACCAGCGCCTGCAGCTGTCGTGCCAACTGTTACTGTAAGCAATGCCGCTGTAGCAGCCACGACGCCGGGTAACACCACCATCACAGTGGAGTCGTTCGAGGAGAAAGTGCAGTACTTCCGGCTGAAGGAGGCCGAGCTGCGCTACAAGGAGACGCAAGTCGCTTTGGAAAAGAAGAAAATAGAGCTAAGTCGCGCGCAGGAAGATTTGAAGCATTTGCGTGAAGTGCACCGTCTACAAGTGGAAGAGCTAAAGATGAAGATACGCATTTTGCAAGAAGAAGAGAAGCTGCTGCGCAAGAGCCCCAGCTCAGTGCAAGTATAG